The DNA segment TTTCCAGATGATCTTGATCTCGCAATAAATCGTTTTGGGCTTCTTTTTGGCGGGTAATATCGCGCATAATCACAAGATAAACGCTCTCTTCTTGAAAATAAATCTGGGAAATGCATAATTCGACGGGGATAATACGGCCATCCCGATGAACATTCAGCGATTCAAAGACAGAATTCCCATGACGCGCAAATTCGCCGCGCACAATTGCGCCTGCTGCTTCTTTAACTGTGGGAGCTTGCAAATCAGTTACCGTCATTTTTAGTAATTCAGCGCGCGTATACCCCACAACTTCGCACATACGCGCGTTGACATCTAAAAATTCATCCCGTTCATTCACGAGCTGGATGGCCTCGCCCGCGTTCTCAAAAAGCGTGCGGTATAAGGCCCAGTTTTCTTCCAGGGCCAATTTGACCTGACGCTGCCGAATCGCTTCTGCAAGAATATTCGCCACAGAAACAAGAAAATTAATTTCAAATTCGCTATAGTTTCGCGCCTGCTTGCTGTGCACGCCCAATATGCCATATGGGGTCGTTTCATCCCCAATCCGCACACTCACACCGCTGACCACATCATGCTCAAGCAAAACTGATGGCGCACTAAAACGCGTTTCCTGAGCAAAATCGTTAACTACAACGGGATGACCAACCAACGAGGTATACCCTGCTTGCGAATTCGTATCAATTGGCATCCTGGTTTCACCCACCCAACCCAATTTCCACCCCACACCAGATACCAGAAACAGGTTCTCCTTATCAGGGAGCAGCGTTAATACCTTGCAAAAATCTACCCCCAGGGCATTCGCCACCACCGAAACCACTTCATCATACAGGGTTTCCGCCCCCACATCCCGCAGCGCAAATTGCCCCAGCGCGGCCAAAGCTTCTTGCAAGCCGACATTCCAGCGCAAATCGGCTTCTGCCTTGACGCTGTCTGAAATATCCAGCAGACTGCCTTCGTAGAATTTGACTACTCCCTCTTCATCAACAATCTGGTAGGCATATTCCCGAACCCAAATTGCTGCGCCGTTTTTTCGACAAAGCTGAAACTCAACATTGGCAAGCACCCCATCCTTCAGCAAAAGCCCGCGATACAAGGTCCGATCCGCAGTATCAACATACAAATCATCGACACTCACCGCGAGTAACTCTTCCATACTATCATTTGGACTTTGGACAAAAGTAAGAGGAACTGCGGCAAAATAGGTGCATGA comes from the Chloroflexota bacterium genome and includes:
- a CDS encoding PAS domain S-box protein, which gives rise to MEELLAVSVDDLYVDTADRTLYRGLLLKDGVLANVEFQLCRKNGAAIWVREYAYQIVDEEGVVKFYEGSLLDISDSVKAEADLRWNVGLQEALAALGQFALRDVGAETLYDEVVSVVANALGVDFCKVLTLLPDKENLFLVSGVGWKLGWVGETRMPIDTNSQAGYTSLVGHPVVVNDFAQETRFSAPSVLLEHDVVSGVSVRIGDETTPYGILGVHSKQARNYSEFEINFLVSVANILAEAIRQRQVKLALEENWALYRTLFENAGEAIQLVNERDEFLDVNARMCEVVGYTRAELLKMTVTDLQAPTVKEAAGAIVRGEFARHGNSVFESLNVHRDGRIIPVELCISQIYFQEESVYLVIMRDITRQKEAQNDLLRDQDHLEKLVEQRTHELQQRIAESDSLNRGMINLMGDLQTAITQSNATAAQLVEANRELESFAYSVSHDLRAPLRSISGFAHILATRHRSNLDEQGQKYLDYVVQSGEQMGRLIEDLLAYSRMGRQAVRWIPLDCSEILTGVQSDLMAAIRDNEAVIHAPDDWPPLLGDRTLVYQIFLNLMDNAIKYRRPEIAPEIWLSFKLDEGFVTIEVRDNGQGIPSDYHEKAFDMFQRLHSQGDVSGTGIGLALVKKAALLMNGEIGLESKVNEGSTFRIKLPQVNDE